A region from the Pseudomonas sp. Teo4 genome encodes:
- a CDS encoding PIG-L deacetylase family protein: MSRKQQLLKRHRRNKRLGLLAALVLLVALGLTTWWWLPLLLLPVLWAVHEAWFADHLFYTPGEDYVYRFGEQTRQVKASLQGGVLRADTSLDGDETLVLEVRIKSRWLGRFLDPRVELLGDGERDCQTFERGVDGVRYLNLTGLAAPLQAAQLRLRGRYCRLLGEPRLWITPSVELQRRRVMVIAPHADDAELAAYGLYSQADETWVVTLTAGEIEAEHYQQMGMGRAEAARLKGRLRAWDSVAVPRWAGVPESRCVQLGYFCLQLPIMQAAPDQPAVSREADMADIRPFRQFNPFPLPADGDGQPTWNNLLADLRALLELAKPEVLVMPHPQLDPHPDHICAQAAVLEALEGLSWQPQTLLCYANHLHDNDRWPMGDSGDGVALPPQLSAEQAWAPCSLVLDVATQRDKAMALGMMHDLQPPAPFKRRVRRLLQRWLAGRRPSPYGENEFFRKAVRRHELFWRREL, translated from the coding sequence ATGAGCCGCAAGCAGCAGTTGCTCAAGCGTCACAGGCGCAACAAGCGCTTGGGGCTGCTGGCTGCGCTGGTGCTGCTGGTTGCCCTCGGGCTGACCACCTGGTGGTGGTTGCCGCTGCTGCTATTGCCGGTGTTGTGGGCCGTTCATGAGGCCTGGTTCGCCGACCACTTGTTCTATACGCCAGGGGAAGACTACGTCTACCGCTTCGGGGAGCAGACCCGCCAGGTGAAGGCCAGCTTGCAAGGTGGCGTGCTGCGCGCCGACACCTCGCTTGATGGCGACGAAACCCTGGTGCTGGAAGTGCGCATCAAGAGCCGCTGGCTCGGCCGCTTCCTCGACCCGCGTGTCGAGTTGCTCGGTGACGGGGAGCGAGACTGCCAGACCTTCGAGCGAGGCGTCGATGGTGTGCGTTATCTCAACCTTACCGGCTTGGCCGCCCCGTTGCAGGCAGCGCAATTGCGTTTGCGCGGGCGTTACTGCCGGTTGCTGGGTGAACCACGGCTGTGGATAACCCCGAGTGTCGAGTTACAGCGCCGCAGGGTGATGGTCATCGCCCCCCACGCTGATGACGCCGAGCTGGCCGCATATGGGCTCTACAGCCAGGCAGACGAAACCTGGGTGGTGACTCTGACTGCCGGAGAGATCGAAGCGGAACATTACCAGCAGATGGGAATGGGCCGCGCCGAGGCGGCGCGGCTAAAGGGGCGTTTGCGCGCCTGGGATAGCGTCGCAGTGCCGCGTTGGGCCGGTGTGCCTGAGTCGCGTTGCGTGCAGTTGGGCTACTTCTGCCTGCAACTCCCCATCATGCAGGCCGCACCCGACCAGCCTGCCGTTTCCCGGGAAGCCGACATGGCCGATATCCGGCCGTTCCGCCAGTTCAACCCGTTCCCGCTGCCTGCCGACGGCGATGGGCAGCCGACCTGGAACAACCTGCTGGCCGACTTGCGCGCCTTGCTGGAGCTGGCCAAGCCTGAAGTGCTGGTGATGCCGCATCCACAACTTGACCCACATCCGGACCATATCTGTGCCCAGGCCGCAGTGCTGGAGGCCCTTGAAGGCCTGTCGTGGCAGCCGCAGACCCTGCTGTGCTACGCCAACCATCTGCACGACAACGACCGCTGGCCGATGGGCGACAGTGGCGATGGCGTTGCCTTGCCGCCGCAACTGAGTGCCGAGCAGGCCTGGGCGCCGTGCAGCCTGGTTCTGGATGTGGCGACCCAGCGCGACAAGGCCATGGCCCTGGGCATGATGCACGATCTGCAGCCACCTGCACCGTTCAAGCGCCGCGTGCGTCGGTTGCTGCAGCGCTGGCTGGCCGGGCGCCGTCCGTCGCCATACGGAGAAAACGAGTTCTTCCGTAAGGCTGTGCGTCGACATGAACTGTTCTGGCGGCGTGAGCTGTAA
- a CDS encoding antimicrobial resistance protein Mig-14, with amino-acid sequence MLNHIQAFRERGWQVIDAAAYAEAWARFGGSVATHPLVIEQLAQLAQIPVRYLGWQQGGDLKAAIPTWGRHLALSKDVLKRAGKKGLFDLGNAEIILPAAADAAAPLRHTGRYLSELNQGRFAGLKAQPEQLAMARAHEDLSKKFRYNQRRELRLLEEAGGVVRPISDFSSDDIAAMYCDLFQRRWGFPATGAAHMAEVLERLRELLIGSVLLLDDKAIAIQLVYRVEAPEWVSVEYINGGVDPETKAFSPGSVLSFLNTQAAWEDARARNKPLRFSFGRADREYKDRWCNPVPVFQV; translated from the coding sequence ATGCTCAACCATATTCAAGCGTTCCGCGAACGCGGCTGGCAGGTTATCGACGCTGCCGCCTATGCCGAAGCCTGGGCGCGATTCGGGGGCAGTGTTGCAACGCATCCACTGGTAATCGAGCAATTGGCGCAATTGGCGCAAATTCCCGTGCGTTATCTGGGTTGGCAGCAAGGTGGCGATCTCAAAGCCGCCATCCCCACCTGGGGACGGCACTTGGCGCTGTCCAAGGACGTGCTCAAGCGTGCAGGCAAGAAGGGCCTGTTCGACCTGGGCAATGCCGAGATCATCCTACCTGCCGCCGCAGATGCCGCTGCCCCGCTGCGTCACACCGGTCGCTATCTGTCTGAGCTCAATCAGGGCCGCTTCGCGGGCCTCAAGGCACAGCCGGAGCAACTGGCGATGGCACGGGCTCATGAGGACCTGTCGAAGAAGTTTCGCTACAACCAGCGCCGCGAGCTGCGTTTGCTGGAAGAGGCGGGCGGTGTGGTACGCCCGATCAGCGACTTCAGCTCCGACGACATCGCGGCCATGTATTGCGACCTGTTCCAGCGCCGCTGGGGCTTCCCGGCCACCGGGGCGGCGCACATGGCCGAGGTGCTGGAGCGCCTGCGTGAATTGCTGATCGGCTCGGTGCTGTTGCTGGACGACAAAGCCATTGCGATCCAGCTGGTGTACCGGGTCGAAGCGCCGGAGTGGGTCAGCGTCGAGTACATCAACGGTGGCGTCGACCCCGAGACCAAGGCGTTCAGCCCTGGTAGCGTGCTGAGCTTCCTCAATACCCAGGCGGCCTGGGAAGATGCCCGCGCGCGCAACAAGCCGCTGCGCTTCTCGTTCGGTCGTGCCGACCGCGAGTACAAGGACCGCTGGTGCAACCCCGTGCCGGTGTTCCAGGTATGA
- a CDS encoding glycosyltransferase, producing the protein MTSRSELRVLQFCHGYDGPFLDCARQYASLFQGSGYKVTTVFLTGAADPQVAAGCASDEVLFLEFSSKAVRGLKLGAIRALRRIAAERNFSFCIAHRFKPIYVALLGTGLPVIGVHHAFGDYQRKGRRLFANLFSKRLSLLGVSDAVRDDMRRCLPQWPAERIQTLYNRIDIEALQASLVPRAEAREALGLDAQAWIVGNVGRLHPDKDQATLLRGFAQALPELPAGSRLAVLGEGRLEGKLKALAAELGIAGQVDFLGQVPNARRYFQAFDVFALSSDHEPFGMVLLEAMVAGVPLLATACGGAREVVEGVGVLFPLGDTAQLAQGLKHMAGLDAQQRQVCAEHMLQRLHERFSDSAVREAFWQLPQVRAMVAQA; encoded by the coding sequence ATGACCAGCCGCTCTGAACTGCGCGTCCTGCAATTCTGCCATGGCTATGACGGGCCGTTCCTCGACTGCGCCCGTCAGTACGCCAGCCTGTTCCAGGGCAGTGGCTACAAGGTCACCACGGTGTTCCTCACCGGTGCCGCCGACCCGCAGGTTGCGGCTGGCTGTGCTTCGGACGAGGTACTGTTTCTGGAGTTCAGCTCCAAGGCCGTGCGTGGGCTGAAGCTCGGGGCGATCCGCGCGTTGCGCCGGATCGCAGCCGAGCGCAATTTCAGTTTCTGCATCGCCCACCGCTTCAAGCCGATCTATGTGGCCTTGCTGGGTACCGGGTTGCCGGTGATCGGCGTGCACCATGCCTTCGGCGACTATCAGCGCAAAGGGCGTCGGCTGTTCGCCAACCTGTTCAGCAAGCGCCTGAGCCTGCTTGGCGTGTCGGATGCGGTGCGTGACGACATGCGCCGATGCTTGCCGCAGTGGCCGGCCGAGCGCATTCAGACCCTGTACAACCGTATCGACATCGAAGCCTTGCAGGCCTCGCTCGTGCCCCGTGCCGAGGCCCGTGAGGCCCTGGGCCTGGACGCGCAGGCCTGGATCGTGGGTAACGTCGGTCGGCTGCATCCAGACAAGGATCAGGCCACATTGCTGCGTGGCTTTGCCCAGGCTTTGCCGGAGTTGCCCGCCGGGTCACGGCTGGCTGTGCTCGGGGAAGGGCGTCTGGAAGGCAAGCTCAAGGCACTTGCTGCAGAACTCGGTATTGCCGGCCAGGTGGACTTCCTGGGCCAGGTGCCGAACGCCCGCCGTTACTTCCAGGCCTTCGATGTGTTTGCCCTGAGCTCCGATCATGAGCCTTTCGGCATGGTCCTGCTCGAAGCCATGGTTGCCGGCGTGCCTCTACTGGCCACGGCCTGCGGCGGTGCCCGCGAAGTGGTCGAAGGCGTGGGCGTGCTGTTCCCGCTGGGCGATACCGCGCAGCTGGCGCAGGGCCTCAAGCACATGGCCGGGCTGGATGCGCAGCAGCGTCAGGTTTGTGCCGAACACATGCTTCAGCGCCTGCATGAACGCTTCTCCGACTCGGCCGTGCGTGAAGCCTTCTGGCAGCTGCCTCAGGTGCGTGCGATGGTGGCGCAGGCGTGA
- a CDS encoding carbamoyltransferase has translation MALTILGLSGALSHDPSAALYIDGKLIAAAEEERFVRDKHAKNRMPYESAKFCLEQAGIKPSDVDVVAIPFAPISLFGKARWHYAKRYWYAPDRALDAILMGNRRYKRYRKKIVWCLEQLGFDPKKVKIEPVEHHLAHASSAYHCSGFKEKTAILGIDGKGEYATTFFGYGENGKIHKIKEFFDPDSLGGLYGAITEFLGFEMLDGEFKVMGMAPYGDASKYDFSRLASFENGELVINTEYANVIGLRRYKEKGKGFYFSPKLIEWLGPKREGDIADEPYIHYAASMQALFEKIALQMIDHYLGDTLKQTGKLAFAGGCALNVKLNQKIIARSDVKELFVQPASGDAGTAVGAAAYVSHARGVPVEKMEHVYLGPSYSNEDVIAACARHPNAPQWRKLDDMPQRIAKIMVDGNPVAWFQGRMEFGPRALGGRSIIGCPSVPGVANRINEQIKFRERWRPFCPSMLDTVAPQMIKVDHPAPFMTFTFEVAEEWKTRVPEVVHEDGTSRAQVLKREYNPRYYDMMKALEDLTGNGVSLNTSLNRRGEPMICSPTDALNMFFGSDLQYLIMEDILVVKDGAAPYDQPL, from the coding sequence TTGGCATTGACGATTCTTGGCCTGTCCGGCGCCCTTAGCCATGACCCTTCCGCGGCCCTGTACATCGACGGCAAACTGATTGCCGCCGCCGAAGAAGAGCGCTTCGTGCGTGACAAGCATGCGAAGAACCGCATGCCCTACGAGTCGGCGAAGTTCTGCCTGGAGCAGGCTGGCATCAAACCGTCCGACGTGGACGTAGTAGCCATTCCGTTCGCGCCGATCAGCCTGTTCGGCAAGGCCCGCTGGCACTATGCCAAGCGCTACTGGTACGCCCCGGACCGCGCCCTCGACGCGATCCTGATGGGCAACCGTCGCTACAAGCGCTACCGCAAGAAGATCGTCTGGTGCCTGGAGCAACTGGGCTTCGACCCGAAAAAGGTCAAGATCGAGCCGGTCGAGCACCACCTGGCTCACGCCTCCAGCGCCTACCACTGCTCGGGCTTCAAGGAAAAAACCGCGATCCTCGGCATCGACGGCAAGGGTGAGTACGCCACCACCTTCTTTGGCTACGGCGAAAACGGCAAGATCCACAAGATCAAGGAATTCTTCGATCCGGACTCGCTGGGTGGCTTGTACGGTGCAATCACCGAATTCCTCGGTTTCGAAATGCTCGACGGCGAGTTCAAGGTCATGGGCATGGCGCCGTATGGCGATGCCAGCAAGTACGACTTCTCCCGTCTGGCCAGCTTCGAGAATGGCGAACTGGTGATCAACACCGAGTACGCCAACGTCATCGGCCTGCGCCGCTATAAAGAGAAGGGCAAGGGCTTCTACTTCTCGCCGAAGCTCATCGAGTGGCTGGGTCCGAAGCGCGAAGGCGACATCGCCGACGAGCCGTACATCCACTACGCAGCCAGCATGCAGGCGCTGTTCGAGAAGATCGCCCTGCAGATGATCGACCACTACCTGGGCGACACCCTCAAGCAGACCGGCAAGCTGGCCTTCGCCGGCGGCTGCGCGCTGAACGTCAAGCTCAACCAGAAGATCATCGCCCGCTCCGACGTCAAGGAACTGTTCGTCCAGCCGGCCTCCGGTGACGCCGGTACCGCCGTTGGCGCCGCAGCTTACGTCTCCCACGCCCGTGGCGTACCGGTGGAGAAGATGGAGCACGTCTACCTCGGCCCGTCGTACTCCAACGAGGACGTGATCGCCGCCTGCGCCCGTCACCCGAACGCGCCGCAGTGGCGCAAGCTCGACGACATGCCGCAGCGTATCGCCAAGATCATGGTCGACGGCAACCCGGTGGCCTGGTTCCAGGGCCGCATGGAGTTCGGTCCGCGCGCCCTGGGTGGTCGTTCCATCATCGGCTGCCCAAGCGTGCCGGGCGTGGCCAACCGTATCAACGAGCAGATCAAGTTCCGCGAACGCTGGAGACCTTTCTGCCCGTCGATGCTCGACACCGTCGCCCCGCAGATGATCAAGGTCGATCACCCGGCGCCGTTCATGACCTTCACCTTCGAAGTGGCTGAAGAGTGGAAGACCCGTGTACCGGAAGTGGTCCACGAGGACGGTACCTCCCGTGCCCAGGTGCTCAAGCGCGAGTACAACCCGCGTTACTACGACATGATGAAGGCGCTGGAAGACCTGACCGGAAACGGTGTGTCGCTCAACACCTCGTTGAACCGTCGTGGCGAACCCATGATCTGCTCGCCGACCGATGCCTTGAACATGTTCTTCGGCTCGGACCTGCAGTACCTGATCATGGAAGACATCCTGGTCGTCAAGGATGGTGCGGCGCCGTATGACCAGCCGCTCTGA
- a CDS encoding 23S rRNA (adenine(2030)-N(6))-methyltransferase RlmJ: MNYRHAFHAGNHADVLKHIVLTRLIALMSRKEQPFAYIDTHAGLGLYDLQGDQATRTGEYLEGVARLWNRDDLPEMAGDYLRIIKRLNADGELRYYPGSPELARRLMRQQDRALLNEKHPEDGPLLKENMKKDPRVVVHLGEGWHVPRALLPVQEKRAIMLIDPPFEQADELKRCTVAMKEAISRMRQTVAAIWYPIKDQRSLTRFYQDLTSTGAPKLLRVELYVHHQDSPQGLNGSGLAIANPPWGLEEELKELLPCLAKELAQTAGSFRMDWLIAE; encoded by the coding sequence ATGAACTATCGTCACGCCTTCCACGCCGGCAACCACGCCGACGTCCTCAAACACATCGTGCTGACCCGCCTCATCGCCCTGATGTCGCGCAAGGAGCAGCCGTTCGCCTATATCGACACCCATGCCGGCCTTGGGCTGTACGACCTGCAGGGCGACCAGGCCACTCGCACCGGCGAGTACCTTGAAGGTGTCGCCCGCCTGTGGAATCGCGACGACCTGCCGGAAATGGCCGGTGATTACCTGCGCATCATCAAACGCCTAAATGCCGATGGCGAGTTGCGTTACTACCCCGGCTCTCCAGAGCTGGCTCGGCGCCTGATGCGCCAGCAGGACCGTGCGCTGCTCAACGAAAAGCACCCTGAAGACGGCCCGCTGCTCAAAGAGAACATGAAGAAGGACCCACGTGTGGTCGTGCACCTGGGCGAGGGTTGGCATGTGCCGCGGGCGCTGCTGCCAGTGCAGGAAAAGCGCGCCATCATGCTGATCGACCCGCCTTTCGAGCAGGCCGACGAACTCAAGCGTTGCACCGTGGCGATGAAAGAGGCGATTAGTCGCATGCGCCAGACCGTGGCGGCCATCTGGTATCCGATCAAGGACCAGCGCTCGCTGACCCGCTTCTACCAGGACCTGACCAGCACCGGCGCGCCTAAGCTGTTGCGGGTGGAGCTGTATGTGCATCACCAGGACAGCCCGCAGGGGCTCAACGGCTCTGGGCTGGCCATCGCCAACCCGCCTTGGGGGCTGGAAGAAGAACTCAAGGAGCTGCTGCCCTGTCTGGCCAAGGAGCTGGCGCAGACCGCAGGCAGCTTCCGCATGGACTGGCTGATCGCCGAGTAA